A window of Longispora fulva contains these coding sequences:
- a CDS encoding M4 family metallopeptidase translates to MKLPHRILTVGGALALVATAAGTAAAVTAPAPELAAPTAAAAYASAMQSTASLVASRPSYLLASADDSFVQHPAISSQGSQYVAYERTYKGLKVTGGDFVLVTNNTGQLQFASVAQDHAIGNLSITPKLTQAAAEAVAKTKLSSAKVEGSALVVYALGATPRLAWETTVNGKGTEGYSRQTVDVDALTGTVLHTQEHVAHGTGNSAYDGPSVPLATTQSGSTFSMTDPTITNLSCQDAANNTTFTGPDDNWGNGTATNKETVCVDALFAAQTEAKMLTQWLGRNGMDGSGGAWPIRVGLADLNAYYDGSQVQIGHNQANGWIGSLDVVAHEMGHGIDDHTGGGISGNGTQEWIADMFGAATEAYANEPAPYDVPDWTVGEEIDLVGQGPIRNMANPSLVSNAPNCYSSSIPNGEVHASAGPGNHWGYLLSQGNAPAGGPASPTCNNSTHAGIGIQKTMKILYNAMLMKTSGASYLKYRTWTLQAAKNLYGATGCTEFNAVKAAWDAVSVPAQAGDPTCTGGGTPSPTPSQTSSPTPSPSATPTASPTVSPKPTTSPTVSPTPTSGTCSGQKLGNPGFETGSAAPWTATSGVIDNGTSEPAHGGSWKAWLDGYGSSHTDTVSQSVSIPAGCKATLSFYLHIDTSESGSVAYDKLTVTAGSTTLATYSNVNAAAGYVLRTFDVSSLAGQTVTIKFNGVEDSSLETSFVVDDAALTLS, encoded by the coding sequence GTGAAACTTCCCCATCGGATACTGACCGTGGGCGGTGCCCTGGCCCTCGTGGCCACGGCCGCCGGCACGGCCGCGGCCGTCACCGCCCCGGCCCCCGAGTTGGCGGCCCCGACCGCGGCGGCGGCGTACGCGTCGGCGATGCAGTCCACCGCATCGCTCGTCGCCAGCCGGCCCTCCTACCTGCTCGCCAGCGCGGACGACAGCTTCGTCCAGCACCCGGCGATCTCCTCGCAGGGCAGCCAGTACGTGGCCTACGAGCGCACGTACAAGGGCCTCAAGGTCACCGGTGGTGACTTCGTCCTGGTCACCAACAACACCGGGCAGCTCCAGTTCGCCTCGGTCGCCCAGGACCACGCGATCGGCAACCTGTCGATCACCCCGAAGCTGACCCAGGCCGCGGCCGAGGCCGTCGCCAAGACCAAGCTGTCCTCGGCCAAGGTGGAGGGCTCCGCGCTGGTCGTGTACGCGCTCGGCGCCACCCCCCGGCTGGCCTGGGAGACCACGGTCAACGGCAAGGGCACCGAGGGCTACAGCCGCCAGACCGTCGACGTCGACGCGCTCACCGGCACGGTGCTGCACACCCAGGAGCACGTGGCGCACGGCACCGGCAACTCCGCCTACGACGGCCCGAGCGTGCCGCTGGCCACCACCCAGTCGGGCAGCACCTTCTCGATGACGGACCCGACGATCACCAACCTGTCCTGCCAGGACGCGGCGAACAACACCACGTTCACCGGCCCGGACGACAACTGGGGCAACGGCACGGCCACCAACAAGGAAACCGTCTGCGTCGACGCCCTGTTCGCGGCGCAGACCGAGGCGAAGATGCTGACCCAGTGGCTGGGTCGTAACGGCATGGACGGCTCCGGTGGCGCGTGGCCGATCCGGGTCGGCCTGGCGGACCTCAACGCCTACTACGACGGCAGCCAGGTCCAGATCGGGCACAACCAGGCCAACGGGTGGATCGGCTCGCTCGACGTGGTGGCGCACGAGATGGGCCACGGCATCGACGACCACACCGGGGGCGGCATCTCCGGCAACGGCACCCAGGAGTGGATCGCCGACATGTTCGGCGCGGCCACCGAGGCCTACGCGAACGAGCCGGCCCCGTACGACGTGCCGGACTGGACCGTCGGCGAGGAGATCGACCTGGTCGGCCAGGGCCCGATCCGCAACATGGCCAACCCGTCGCTGGTCAGTAACGCCCCGAACTGCTACTCCAGCTCGATCCCCAACGGCGAGGTGCACGCCAGCGCCGGTCCGGGTAACCACTGGGGCTACCTGCTCTCCCAGGGCAACGCCCCGGCCGGCGGCCCGGCGAGCCCGACCTGCAACAACTCCACGCACGCCGGGATCGGCATCCAGAAGACGATGAAGATCCTCTACAACGCGATGCTGATGAAGACCTCGGGCGCCTCGTACCTCAAGTACCGCACCTGGACGCTGCAGGCCGCCAAGAACCTCTACGGCGCGACCGGCTGCACCGAGTTCAACGCGGTCAAGGCCGCGTGGGACGCGGTCAGCGTTCCGGCCCAGGCCGGCGACCCGACCTGCACCGGCGGCGGCACCCCGTCGCCGACCCCGAGCCAGACGTCGAGCCCGACCCCGAGCCCGTCGGCGACCCCGACGGCCAGCCCGACCGTCAGCCCGAAGCCGACCACCAGCCCGACCGTCAGCCCGACACCGACCTCGGGCACCTGCTCCGGCCAGAAGCTCGGCAACCCCGGCTTCGAGACCGGCTCGGCCGCACCGTGGACCGCCACCTCCGGCGTGATCGACAACGGCACCTCCGAGCCCGCACACGGCGGTAGCTGGAAGGCGTGGCTTGACGGCTACGGCTCCAGCCACACCGACACGGTGTCGCAGTCGGTGAGCATCCCGGCCGGTTGCAAGGCCACGCTCAGCTTCTACCTGCACATCGACACCTCCGAGTCCGGCTCCGTGGCCTACGACAAGCTCACGGTGACCGCCGGCTCGACCACCCTGGCGACGTACTCGAACGTCAACGCCGCCGCCGGTTACGTCCTGCGGACCTTCGACGTCTCGTCGCTGGCCGGGCAGACCGTGACCATCAAGTTCAACGGCGTCGAGGACTCCTCCCTGGAGACCTCGTTCGTCGTCGACGACGCCGCCCTGACCCTCAGCTAA
- a CDS encoding bifunctional RNase H/acid phosphatase encodes MRVVVEADGGSRGNPGPAGYGAVVLDPATGAVLAERAESLGVATNNVAEYSGLIAGLRAAGELGARQVDVRMDSKLVVEQMSGRWQIKNEGLRPLAREASALARGFDKVTYQWIPRAQNGRADALANKAMDGTPVSTNAASEAHASETPVPGGWVPRVEAPTRLILVRHGETALTTEKKYSGRGDVPLTERGQAQARAAAGRVGLIADDVAAIVCSPLTRTRQTAAAIADRYARRVTVEPDLIECDFGIWEGLTFAEVSDRWPAELTAWLGSTMLAPPEGESFDEVALRVRAVVTRLREKYAGKTVVVVSHVSPIKVVLREALDGGPGFLHRMNLDPAGVSLIDSWPDGGVSVRLVNDTSHLARI; translated from the coding sequence GTGCGGGTCGTGGTCGAGGCGGACGGCGGCTCGCGGGGCAACCCCGGGCCTGCCGGCTACGGCGCTGTGGTCCTCGACCCCGCCACCGGTGCGGTGCTCGCCGAGCGGGCGGAGTCGTTGGGCGTCGCGACGAACAACGTCGCGGAGTACTCGGGCCTGATCGCCGGCCTGCGCGCCGCGGGTGAGCTCGGCGCGCGCCAGGTGGATGTCCGGATGGACTCCAAGCTCGTCGTCGAGCAGATGTCGGGGCGGTGGCAGATCAAGAACGAGGGGCTGCGGCCCCTGGCCCGGGAGGCGTCCGCGCTCGCCCGGGGTTTTGACAAGGTCACCTACCAGTGGATCCCTCGGGCCCAGAACGGCCGGGCCGACGCCCTGGCCAACAAGGCGATGGATGGCACCCCGGTGTCGACCAACGCGGCGTCTGAGGCGCACGCGTCTGAGACTCCCGTCCCCGGTGGTTGGGTGCCGCGCGTGGAGGCCCCGACCCGGCTGATCCTGGTGCGGCACGGAGAGACGGCGCTGACGACGGAGAAGAAGTACTCGGGGCGCGGCGACGTGCCGCTGACCGAGCGAGGACAGGCCCAGGCGCGGGCGGCCGCCGGCCGGGTCGGCCTGATCGCCGACGACGTGGCCGCGATCGTGTGCTCGCCGTTGACCAGGACCCGGCAGACGGCCGCGGCGATCGCCGACCGGTACGCGCGGCGGGTCACGGTCGAGCCGGACCTGATCGAGTGCGACTTCGGCATCTGGGAGGGCCTGACCTTCGCCGAGGTGTCCGACCGGTGGCCGGCCGAGCTGACCGCGTGGCTGGGCTCGACGATGCTCGCGCCGCCGGAGGGGGAGTCCTTCGACGAGGTCGCCCTGCGGGTGCGGGCGGTGGTGACCCGGCTGCGGGAGAAGTACGCGGGCAAGACCGTCGTCGTGGTCAGCCACGTGAGCCCGATCAAGGTGGTGCTGCGCGAGGCGCTCGACGGCGGGCCGGGTTTCCTGCACCGGATGAACCTGGACCCGGCGGGGGTGTCGCTGATCGACTCGTGGCCCGACGGGGGCGTGTCCGTCCGCCTGGTGAACGACACCTCGCACCTCGCCCGGATCTGA
- a CDS encoding zinc ribbon domain-containing protein, which yields MKVDPFVQLRVLDLQAVDTALNQLAHRRKNLPEHAELDKVATDLRQIVDERANAQAEVDDLDRDIRRFEADIDQVRQRAQRNQARLDSGQGAAKELEALQHELVSLGRRQGELEDSELELMEKREAAAAVVAGIAGRVEALQAAQAAAEASRDKALAEIAAEEERRRASRGPIVLNLPADFVALYEKIRDSSGGIGAAMLRQRRCEGCRLELSGGALAEVRATKPDEVVRCEECRRILVRTGESGL from the coding sequence GTGAAGGTCGACCCGTTCGTACAGCTCCGTGTGCTTGATCTGCAGGCGGTCGACACTGCCCTCAACCAGCTCGCGCACCGGCGCAAGAACCTGCCGGAGCACGCCGAGCTGGACAAGGTCGCCACCGACCTGCGCCAGATCGTCGACGAGCGGGCCAACGCCCAGGCCGAGGTCGACGACCTGGACCGCGACATCCGGCGCTTCGAGGCCGACATCGACCAGGTCCGCCAGCGCGCCCAGCGCAACCAGGCCCGGCTCGACTCCGGCCAGGGCGCGGCCAAGGAACTCGAGGCCCTCCAGCACGAGCTGGTCTCCCTCGGCCGCCGGCAGGGCGAGCTGGAGGACTCCGAGCTCGAACTGATGGAAAAGCGAGAGGCCGCCGCGGCCGTCGTCGCCGGCATCGCCGGCCGGGTCGAGGCGCTGCAGGCCGCCCAGGCGGCCGCCGAGGCCAGCCGGGACAAGGCCCTGGCCGAGATCGCCGCCGAGGAGGAGCGCCGCCGCGCATCCCGGGGCCCGATCGTGCTGAACCTGCCGGCTGACTTCGTCGCGCTGTACGAGAAGATCCGCGACTCCAGCGGCGGCATCGGGGCGGCCATGCTCCGCCAGCGCCGCTGCGAGGGCTGCCGCCTGGAGCTGTCTGGCGGCGCGCTCGCCGAGGTGCGCGCCACCAAGCCCGACGAGGTCGTCCGGTGCGAGGAGTGCCGGCGGATCCTGGTCCGGACCGGCGAGTCGGGCCTGTAG
- a CDS encoding Nif3-like dinuclear metal center hexameric protein has protein sequence MNLSDLLALLDTWYPPAWAEDWDRVGLVVGDPEYFVHRVHLTVDCVPETIAEAIDAGAQLIVAHHPLLLRGVSSVAATTFKGRIVRDLIRAGVALHVVHTNGDVANPGVSDSLADRLGLTNLRPLVPATGAAAGGGRGIGRIGELAEDMTLAEFAEHANSVLPTTSWGVRAGGDPDRIVRTVAVSGGAGDSYLMAATTAGVDAFLTSDLRHHPASEHLAAGGPALLDAAHWATERPWLDDLARRMRDEAGVDTVVSDAVTDPWNV, from the coding sequence GTGAACCTCTCGGACCTCCTCGCACTCCTCGACACGTGGTACCCGCCGGCCTGGGCGGAGGACTGGGACCGCGTCGGCCTGGTCGTCGGCGACCCCGAGTACTTCGTGCACCGCGTCCACCTCACCGTCGACTGCGTGCCGGAGACCATCGCCGAGGCCATCGACGCCGGGGCCCAGCTGATCGTCGCCCACCACCCCCTGCTGCTGCGGGGCGTGTCCAGCGTCGCGGCGACCACGTTCAAGGGCCGCATCGTCCGGGACCTGATCCGCGCGGGCGTCGCCCTGCACGTCGTGCACACCAACGGCGACGTCGCCAACCCTGGGGTGTCCGACTCCCTCGCCGACCGGCTCGGCCTGACGAACCTGCGCCCCCTGGTCCCGGCGACGGGCGCTGCGGCCGGCGGTGGCCGTGGGATCGGCCGGATCGGGGAACTCGCCGAGGACATGACCCTCGCCGAGTTCGCCGAGCACGCCAACAGTGTGCTCCCCACCACCTCCTGGGGGGTACGGGCGGGCGGGGACCCCGACCGGATCGTCCGCACGGTTGCGGTCTCCGGCGGCGCGGGGGACAGTTACCTGATGGCGGCCACCACGGCCGGTGTCGACGCCTTCCTCACCTCCGACCTGCGCCACCACCCCGCCAGCGAACACCTGGCGGCCGGCGGCCCGGCACTGCTGGACGCGGCACACTGGGCCACCGAGCGCCCGTGGCTCGACGACCTGGCCCGCCGGATGCGAGATGAGGCCGGAGTAGATACCGTCGTGTCTGACGCCGTGACCGACCCGTGGAACGTTTGA
- a CDS encoding flavoprotein: MNTLYVIACGSPLAAGVGRLVALAQADGWDVCVIATPDGTKFIDTDALVLQTGHPVRSTYKNPDDPDVLPEPDAVIVAPATVNTINKWAAGICDTLALGLIVEAIGLGLPIVTMPFSNRAHAAHPAFGESLRRLESWGVRVLWDTPGHRPHEPRHGGHLVDSFPWHLAMEGLPRRAALSHA, translated from the coding sequence GTGAACACCCTCTATGTCATCGCCTGCGGCTCGCCGCTCGCGGCCGGGGTCGGCCGGCTGGTCGCGTTGGCCCAGGCCGACGGCTGGGACGTGTGCGTGATCGCCACCCCGGACGGCACCAAGTTCATCGACACCGACGCGCTGGTGCTGCAGACGGGGCATCCGGTGCGCAGCACGTACAAGAATCCCGACGACCCGGACGTGCTCCCCGAGCCCGACGCCGTGATCGTCGCCCCGGCGACCGTGAACACGATCAACAAGTGGGCGGCCGGGATCTGCGACACCCTCGCGCTGGGCCTGATCGTGGAGGCCATCGGGCTCGGGCTGCCGATCGTCACCATGCCGTTCTCCAACCGCGCGCACGCCGCGCATCCGGCGTTCGGGGAGAGCCTGCGCCGCCTGGAGAGCTGGGGCGTACGGGTGTTGTGGGACACCCCCGGCCACCGCCCGCACGAGCCCCGGCACGGCGGGCACCTCGTGGACTCCTTCCCGTGGCACCTGGCGATGGAGGGCCTGCCCCGGCGAGCCGCGTTATCGCACGCGTGA
- a CDS encoding helix-turn-helix domain-containing protein, whose amino-acid sequence MDELPIGRRVAYWRLRRNLSQQVFADRLGKSKSWVDKVERGVRRLDKFSVLYDIAEVLQVDVQLLMGKDPARKPDSANCIDQVEVEEIRSSLECYDSISPFLSPVGFGEPPPVGELEKSVNHAWNTFQHVRYGILARLLPRLINDAQAADRAYRGRAEESQAASLLAQVYMISSSALRKLGEHELCWLAADRAINVAQRAGDPLLTGIASMRVANALRSLGRHQPALELNVSVANHLAPSTEAEATPDRLSVFGILLLQGAMAAAHLGDNAAVKELLDQAEETAALLGHDDNRYWTSFGPTNVKLHRAAAAVEMGEGKLAAHVHASIDMTAFEGLLTERRANHLIDLARGHTQYGALDSAATMLLEANELAPSEVLCRPQAQEVASEVVRRNRGNVPTQLVELVDHMGVAA is encoded by the coding sequence GTGGATGAGCTGCCCATCGGACGTCGGGTGGCGTACTGGCGCCTCCGCCGCAACTTGTCCCAACAAGTGTTCGCGGACCGGCTGGGCAAATCGAAGAGCTGGGTCGACAAGGTGGAGCGCGGGGTGCGCAGGCTGGACAAGTTCTCCGTCCTGTACGACATCGCCGAGGTCCTCCAGGTCGACGTCCAGCTCCTGATGGGCAAGGACCCCGCCCGCAAGCCCGACAGCGCGAACTGCATCGACCAGGTCGAGGTCGAGGAGATCCGCTCGTCGCTGGAGTGCTACGACAGCATCAGCCCGTTTCTCAGCCCTGTCGGGTTCGGCGAACCGCCGCCCGTAGGCGAGCTGGAGAAGTCCGTCAACCACGCGTGGAACACCTTCCAGCACGTGCGGTACGGCATCCTCGCCCGGCTGCTGCCCCGCCTGATCAACGACGCCCAGGCCGCCGACCGCGCGTACCGGGGCCGGGCCGAGGAGAGCCAGGCCGCCTCGCTGCTGGCCCAGGTGTACATGATCTCCTCCTCGGCGCTGCGCAAACTCGGCGAGCACGAGCTGTGCTGGCTCGCCGCCGACCGGGCCATCAACGTCGCCCAGCGCGCCGGCGACCCGCTGCTGACCGGCATCGCCTCCATGCGGGTCGCCAACGCGCTGCGCTCCCTCGGCCGGCACCAGCCGGCGCTGGAACTCAACGTGTCCGTCGCCAACCATCTCGCCCCGTCGACGGAGGCCGAGGCCACCCCCGACCGGCTCAGCGTCTTCGGCATCCTGCTCCTGCAGGGGGCCATGGCCGCCGCGCACCTCGGCGACAACGCCGCCGTCAAGGAGCTGCTCGACCAGGCCGAGGAGACCGCGGCGCTGTTAGGGCACGACGACAACCGGTACTGGACCAGCTTCGGCCCCACCAACGTCAAACTGCACCGGGCCGCAGCGGCCGTCGAGATGGGCGAGGGCAAGCTCGCAGCCCACGTGCACGCCAGTATCGACATGACGGCGTTTGAGGGGCTGCTCACCGAGCGCCGGGCCAACCACCTGATCGACCTGGCTCGCGGGCACACCCAGTACGGGGCGCTGGACAGCGCGGCGACCATGCTCCTGGAGGCCAACGAGCTGGCCCCGTCGGAGGTGCTGTGCCGGCCGCAGGCCCAGGAGGTCGCCAGCGAGGTCGTCCGGCGCAACCGGGGCAACGTGCCCACCCAGCTCGTCGAGCTCGTGGACCACATGGGAGTAGCCGCGTGA
- a CDS encoding bifunctional DNA primase/polymerase, with product MLYARHGWNVLPGAYLAGDKFDCGTTSCPTIKCHPAHDDLGAQLRPTADPDRIATWWYRSPFNVLLPTGMGFDVLEVPAYLGALAAQILAEHGPRAPISVAPSGRWMLFVAGGEPLRPELDRQLDIVLHGKGSWVPAPPTRYPAGRVRWEVSPGTVNWALPGSYPVQHALVDALQLAAPRQAA from the coding sequence GTGTTATACGCCCGACATGGGTGGAATGTCCTACCTGGGGCGTACCTGGCGGGGGACAAGTTCGACTGCGGCACGACCAGCTGCCCGACCATCAAATGCCACCCCGCGCACGATGACCTCGGCGCGCAACTGCGACCAACGGCCGACCCCGACCGGATCGCCACTTGGTGGTACAGGTCGCCGTTCAACGTCCTGTTGCCGACCGGGATGGGCTTCGACGTCCTGGAGGTTCCGGCGTATCTCGGCGCCCTGGCCGCCCAGATCCTCGCCGAACACGGACCCCGCGCCCCGATCAGCGTCGCGCCGTCGGGCCGGTGGATGCTCTTCGTCGCCGGCGGCGAGCCGCTACGCCCCGAACTGGACCGCCAGCTGGACATAGTCCTGCACGGGAAGGGCTCCTGGGTGCCGGCGCCGCCCACCAGGTACCCGGCGGGCAGGGTGCGCTGGGAGGTGTCCCCGGGGACGGTGAACTGGGCGCTGCCCGGGTCGTACCCGGTGCAACACGCCCTGGTCGACGCCCTCCAGCTCGCGGCGCCCCGCCAGGCCGCCTGA
- a CDS encoding right-handed parallel beta-helix repeat-containing protein, whose amino-acid sequence MADDSQIVPPGGSIQAAVDAALPGGSIQLLPGTYAGGVTVTKPGITIRGAGPETVIAPAGANACAATGMFPPTGICVFGAPGHPVHGVTVESLTVRDFTVGVFGILTDRLTVRTVYAVDNEDYGVAEFESTRGEFVGDWISGSGGEAGLYVGDSADAHGTRVEGNHVTGSAVGTFVRHSHHVIVKGNFLEGDCTGIVLLDDGQAGGQGDNEVSANIVRDNNVYCPPNGEGAPPLQGTGIALVGGQHNQVSANIVDDNRGGPGPIPGGIVLIPGLTATGGFGGAPAAHNTISANVAHGNVPADIVDHSGSASNVFAANVCDTSQPGGLCVHA is encoded by the coding sequence ATGGCCGATGACAGTCAGATCGTGCCGCCCGGCGGCTCGATCCAGGCCGCAGTCGACGCCGCGCTCCCGGGCGGTTCCATCCAGTTGCTGCCCGGGACGTACGCGGGGGGCGTCACGGTCACCAAGCCGGGGATCACGATCCGCGGCGCGGGCCCGGAGACCGTGATCGCGCCGGCGGGTGCGAACGCCTGCGCCGCCACCGGCATGTTCCCGCCGACCGGGATCTGCGTGTTCGGCGCACCCGGGCACCCGGTGCACGGCGTGACCGTCGAGTCGTTGACCGTCCGGGACTTCACGGTCGGGGTGTTCGGCATCCTCACCGACCGGTTGACGGTCCGTACGGTGTACGCGGTCGACAACGAGGATTACGGCGTCGCGGAGTTCGAGTCCACTCGGGGCGAGTTCGTCGGCGACTGGATTTCCGGCTCGGGCGGGGAGGCCGGCCTGTACGTGGGCGACTCCGCTGACGCGCACGGCACCAGGGTCGAGGGCAACCACGTCACGGGCAGCGCGGTCGGGACGTTCGTCCGGCACTCCCACCACGTCATCGTCAAGGGGAACTTCTTGGAGGGTGACTGCACGGGCATCGTCCTCCTAGACGATGGTCAGGCCGGTGGCCAGGGGGACAACGAGGTGTCGGCCAACATCGTGCGGGACAACAACGTGTACTGCCCGCCGAACGGCGAGGGCGCGCCGCCGTTGCAGGGCACGGGCATCGCGTTGGTCGGAGGCCAGCACAACCAGGTGTCGGCCAACATCGTCGATGACAACCGGGGCGGCCCGGGGCCGATCCCGGGTGGGATCGTGCTGATCCCGGGGCTGACCGCGACCGGCGGGTTCGGCGGCGCGCCGGCCGCCCACAACACGATCTCCGCCAATGTGGCGCACGGCAACGTGCCGGCGGACATCGTGGACCACAGCGGCAGTGCCTCGAACGTGTTCGCGGCCAACGTCTGTGACACCTCGCAGCCGGGCGGGCTGTGCGTGCACGCGTGA